CCTTCCTGCGTCTGCCGCGCTCGGGCAACCACCACGACCTCGGGCTCTTCGGCGTCGGCGCCCAGCCGCCGCGTCCGCGCGGCAGCCTCGGCCTCTACCACCTCGCCTGGCAGGTCGACAGGATCGAGGAGCTCGAGCAGGCGCGCCTCACCCTCGTCGAGCTCGACGCCTACTCCGGCGAGTCCAGCCACGGCGCCACCAAGAGCATCTACGCCCACGACCCCGACGGCAACGAGTTCGAGGTCATGTGGATGCTGCCCAAGGCCAGCTGGGGCGAGTTCGAGAACGCCGCTCCGATCGAGCGCCTCGACCTGCCCGGCGAGGTACGTCGCTGGGGCGGCGTCAGCACCGCCGCCGAGCTGGTCCCCGCCGACGCCGCGGACGTCTCGTGACCACCGCGACGTCCGCCCCTCCGGTCGTCGCGTGGCACGGCAGCACCGACCCGACGGCCCCGCTCGTCGTCCTCCTCCACGGTCGCGGCTCCGACGAGCACGAGATCCTGGGGCTCGCCGGGCACCTGCCGGACGGTCCGTCGTACGCCGCGGTGCGGGCACCGATCGCGGAGGGCGGCGGCTACGCCTGGTTCGCCAACCGCGGCATCGGACGCCCGGTCGCCGAGTCGCTGCGCCGGGGCATGGACTGGTTCCGCGGTTGGCTCGACGGCGTCGCTCCCGCCGGGCGTCCCGTGGTGCTGGTCGGCTTCAGCGGCGGAGCCGCCTTCGCCGGCGGCCTGGTGCTCGACGACCCGGCGCGTCTCGCCGGGGCTGCCCTCCTCTACGGGACGATGCCCTTCGACGCGGGCCTCCCCACGGAGCCCGGGCGGCTGGCTCACCTGCCCGTCTTCGTCGCACAGGGCGACGGCGACCACGTGATCCCCCGGGAGCTGCTGGACCGGACGTGGTCCTACCTGCTGTCGGAGTCCGGCGCCCCCACGGTCGCGCACCGACACCCGGGAGGCCACCAGCTGACGGCGGCGACGGTCCACCACCTCGGCGACTGGATCGCGCACCGGCTCGTCCACCTCGCTGAGGCGGGCGCCGTCCCGGCCGGCCCGCAGCCGCCGACTTCCTGGCCCACGCTGCCGGGCGGGGAGCTGCCCGTGCGGACCGGTCCCCGGCCCGTGGTCAGCTGGACCATCCCGCAGCAGCAGGAGTCGCAGAACGCCCCCGCGCACCTGCAGGAACGCCTCCTCGACGAGGTCCGACGCCTGCCCGGGGTGGACGTCGGCCCCTCGCACATCTCCGTGCCCGGGGCCCGCGCCTTCACGCTGGCCGGCGGGTCCGCCGATGGGAGCGCCTTCCTGGTGCCCGAGGTCGGCGAGTTCGCCCACCTGCACCCGTCGTACGACGGCTCGCTGCACCTGGCGCTGCCCGCCGGGCCGGCGGCCGACGTGGCCGCGAAGGGCTGGGGTCGACCGCACATGTGGGCCGGCACCCGTCTCTCCCCCGGCTTCGTGATGGTCCACGGTCCCCGGGACGAGGAGGAGCTGGCCGTCGTGCTCGCCGTCGTCGAGGCCAGCCACGCCCACGCCCACGCCAGCGGTCAGTCGTCGGTCGCCGAGACGTCCTCCGGCTGATCCTTGAGGAAGAGGTACCAGTAGGACGTCGCCACGAAGATGACGGCTCCCACGAGGTTGCCCGCCCCGGCCAGCAGCCAGTTCAGGCCCACGTCGCCCCAGGTGATGTCGGGGACGCCGGCGAAGATCGCGGCCGGCAGGAAGAACATGTTGGCGACCACGTGGTCGAAGCCCATCGCCACGAAGGCCATGATCGGGAAGAAGATCGCGAGGATCTTGCCCGAGACCGAGGTCGCCGCGAAGGACATCCACACGGCGAGGCACACCAGCCAGTTGCACCCGACCCCGCGCAGGAACGTCTGCCACGCGGTGTGCTCCGAGGACTTGTCCAGCGCGATGAAGGCGAGCCGCTCGTGGGTCAGCGCGGCCGTGGTGCCGGGGTCGGCGTCCGAGGGCCCGATGACGCCGGTCTGCACCGCCAGGAAGTAGGCGACGAACACGGCGCCCAGCAGGTTGCCGAGCAGCACCAGCAGGAGGTTGCGCGCCACCCCGCTCATGTCGACCTTGCCGCGCATGGCGCTCAGCGGGACCAGCATCATGTTGCCGGTGGCGAGGTCCGACCCGGCGATCAGCACGAGCACGAGGCCCAGGGTGAACGCCGCTCCGGTGACGAGCGTGGGCAGCGTGCCCCACGTGGCGGGGTCGAGCCCTGACGAGGTCGTGACGGCCACCAGGCCGCCGAACGCGATGTAGGCGCCGGCGAGGAACGAGCTCAGCAGCACCCGGTCCCAGCCGCGGTCGACCTTCTTCGTCCCGGTCTTGACGGCCGCCTCGGCCATCTCCTGCGGTTCGCGAGCGGACATGGTCACCCTCCAGGGTCGGGTGGCCGCACGCACCCGGCTGCGCCGGCACCCCGCACGGGCGCGCTCACGATGGTCGTGAGGTCCGAGAAGTGCGCGCCCGCTTGGCCGTCATCATGACACCGCGCGTTCACCTTGCGGGCGTAACTTCACGCCATGACCCAGAACGAGCGCACCCAGCGAGCCGAGGCGGTCCTGCGGGCCGTGGACGACAGCGACACCCACGAGGTCCTCGACGAGGAGGCCGGCGAGGTCGAGCGTCAGAGCCGACAGGTCGAGTCCGCCTTCGAGCGTGCCCGGCGACGCCGCGAGGCCTCCCCCGCCTAGGACCCCACCGGTAGCCGGGTCGTCACCTCGCCGCCGGAGTCGCCGGGGCAGCAGCTGCAGCCTGCTGCGCGCCTCACGGACGAGGAGGCAGCCGGACGCGCACCACCGTGCCGCCGGAGCCCGACTCGATCTCGATGGAGCCGCGGTGCCGCTCCTCGACCACACGTCGCGCGATGTCGAGGCCGAGCCCGGTCCCCTGCCCCACGTCCTTGGTGGTGAAGAACGCCTCGAAGGCGCGCTCGACCACCTCCGGCGGCATCCCTGGCCCGGTGTCGGCGATCTCCACGACGACCCCGGCCTCCGCGCCGGCCACCGAGACCCGCAACGTGCCCTGCCCCTCCATGGCGTCGACGGCGTTGTCGATCAGGTTCGTCCACACCTGGTTGAGCTCGCCGGCGTGGGCCTCGACGCTCGGCACGTCGTCGTCGTACTCGCGCACGACCGTCACGCCGCCGCGGAGCTTGTGGCCCAGGATCGCCAGGGTGCTCTCCAGGCCCTCGGTGACGTCGGTGTCCTGCAACGAGCTGCGATCCATCTGGGTGTAGGACTTCACCGACGCGACCAGCCCCGAGATGCGCGACGTCGACTCGCGGACCTCACCGAGGAGCACCTGTGAGGTCAGGCTCGCCGCCACCCACGACAGCGCCGGCTCCAGGGCGTCGGGACCCGTGACCTCCAGGACCCGGTCGCACCACGCGGGAGCGAGGCCGGCCGCAGCCAGCTGCCCGGACAGCTCCCAGGGCCGCTCGACACGGTGGGACTCCAGCCAGGCGGCCAGCTCCTCCTCCCGGTCCGCCACCTCCAGCGCGTCGGACGGCACCGAGCTGGGCTCCCCCTCGACACGGAGCCGCTCGAGCGCGATGTAGGTCTCGGGCGCGATGCCGGCCGCGGCGAGGGCGGCGAGCGAGGACACCGACAGCGCGATCGCCCCGTCGAGGGCCGACACGGCGCGGGTGGCGGCGGCGGCAGGGTTGTTCAGCTCGTGGGCCAGGCCCGCCGAGAGCGTGCCCAGGGTGACCAACGAGGCCCGGGCCCGGGTGCTGGCCTCCAGGTTGCGCGCGGTGTGGAAGATCCCGTCCACCAGGTGGCGCACGAGAGGCAGCCCGTCCAGCAGGACGCGCAGGGCCGTCCCCGGGACGCGCACGACCCGACCGGGGACGACGGCACGTCCGGTCGCGAGGTAGGTGCCGTTCGGGTCCCAGGCCATGAACCCGCCCGCCCAGCGACCCGGCAGGTCGAGCGCTCCCAGGACCGCCTCCTCGTTGCCGACCTGGCGCAGCAGGTCGATCCGCCCTTCGAGCAGGATCCACCAGTACTCCGCCGGCCGAGCCTCGTGCCACAGCACCTCGCCGACGGTGAACTCCACCTCCGTGGACGCGTCCAGCAACCCGTGGAGGTGCTCGTCGGACAGGCCGTCGAAGAGCGCGAGCGCCCGCAGCTCCGCGAAGCTCATCAGATCGTCGCCAGGTAGCGGTGGACCAGGTGGACGGCCATGGCACCCTCCCCGACCGCGGAGGCCACCCGCTTCATCGAGTCGCGACGCACGTCGCCGGCGGCGAAGACCCCGGGGACGCTGGTCTCCAGGGCGTACGGCGCGCGCGGCAGCGTCCAGGCGGGCTTCTCGTCGCCGGCGACGAGCTCCTGACCGGTGCGCACGAAGCCGCGCTCGTCGCGCACGACCTCGGCCCCGAGCCAGTCCGTGCGCGGCGCGGCGCCGATGAACACGAACAACCAGTCGGCCGGAACGTCGTCCGTCCGTCCGGCGTCCCGGTCGCGCAACGTCAGTCCCTCCAGGTGGTCGGTCCCGTGCGTGGCGGCGACCTCGCACCGGGTGCGGACCTCGATGGCGGCGGACGCCTCGATCCGGTCGACGAGGTACTGCGACATGGAGTCGGCCAGCGCGGCCCCTCGCACGACGAGGACCACCCGAGCGGCGTACCGGGCCAGGTTGAGCGCCGCCTGACCGGCGGAGTTCGCACCCCCGACGACGTACACGACGTCGCCGTCGCACTGGCGGGCGTCGGAGGCGTTGGCGCCGTAGTACGCGCCGCGGCCGGTGAGCCCGGCCATCCCCTCGGCCTCCAGCACGCGGTAGGACACCCCCGACGCGACGATGACCGACCGCGTCTCCAGCTCCCCGGAGCCGTCGAGGTGGAGCACGCGGACCGGTCCGCGGACCTCGAGACCCGTGACGTCCTGCGCCAGCACCACCTCCGCGCCGAAGCGCGACACCTGGGCCATCGCTCGCTGGGTGAGGTCGGACCCGCTCAGCCCCTTGGGGAAGCCCAGGTAATTCTCGATCGAGGCGCTCTGGCCGGCCTGCCCGCCGGGCGCCTCACGCTCGACGACGACCGTGCTCAACCCCTCGGAGGCGGCGTAGACGGCGGCGGCGAGACCGGCCGGTCCCCCACCGACGATGCACACGTCGTAGAGCGGACGGTCCGGTCGGGTGCGCAGTCCCAGCGCGTCGGCCAGGTCCCGCGGCGAGGGCGAGCGCAGCGGCTCGCCCTCCGCCGGCAGCACCAGGGGCAGCTCGTCCGGGGCGGCTCCGGCGAGCTCGACCAGACGCCGTCCCTCCGCGTCGACCTCGACGTCGTACCACCGGTAGGGGACGTAGTTGCGGGCCAGGAACGTCTTGACCTCGTGGCTGCGTTCCGACCAGCGGTGACCGACGACCCGGACGTCGGAGGTGTGGTCGGGGTGCTGGCGTGCCCAGTCCTCGAGGAGGTCGTCGACGACCGGGTAGAGGTGCTGATCGGGCGGGTCCCACGGCTTGAGCAGGTAGTGGTCCAGGCCGACGTCGTTGATGGCGCGGATGGCGACCTCGGTGTCGGCGTACGCCGTGAGGAGCAGCGTCTTGGTGCCCGGTGTCACCTCCTGCGCGCGGTGCAGCAGCTCGACGCCGGTCATGCCGGGCATCCGCTGGTCGGTCACGATCAGGGCCACGGCGGCGTCGCGCAGCGCGAGGCGCTCCACCACGTCGAGGGCCTCAGCACCCGACGTGGCACGCACGACGCGGTAGTCGGCGCCGTAGCGGGACCGGAGGTCACGCACGATGGCCGCGACGACGCTCGGGTCGTCGTCGACCGCGAGGATGGCAGGTCTGCCCACGGACACCTCCGGAACGAGTGTCCCGGAGGCGAGATGAATCCGGCGGGACGTGCTCCCCGGTCACGATAGTCACGGTCCCGCGGGCCGCAAGGGACCTTCGGCCGCCCCTGGCCGCCCCGTCGGACCTCCGACAGGGCTCCATGCGTGCCGCGGAACCGCGTCTGACCTGCAATTTCTGTCGGGCTGACAGGATTTGAACCTGCGACCCCTTGACCCCCAGCCAAGTGAGTCGCACGCATGAATGGCAGAGAACCCTTCTCTCAGGCGTAATCTAATGGCACTGAGTGCCTCGTAGCGACGCTGATTCCGCGCAGATTTCGCGCAGATTCGGGAGCACCGCGCAGATCTGACGCAGATTCACGAGACCCTCGACGCCCGTTCAGACGGGGAACGTCGGCTGCGTCAGGGTGAAGCCCGGCTCCCCCGGGAAGCGGCCCTCGGGGTCCGGCCACAGCACCTGCAGAGCCGTCACCTCGTCACCGAAGAAGCGGAGCGCCATGTTCATCTGCGCGTCCTCGGGGTCGGCTCGGATGATGCGTGCGGGGAAGCCGCGGAAGAGGCCGTCGAGGGTCAGCGCGTTGATCACTGGGGGGACAGCCAGTGGTCCTCGAAGTACTGGGTGAGGGTCAGCTGCCCGGCGCGCGGGTCGACCCAGGTGCCGCGACGGACACGAGCCTCCTGCTCCTCGGCGGCGTGCTTCGCCTCCCGCTTGCTCGTGAAGCGGACGGACTTCCCGTCCTCGCCACGCACCGACTGCGTGCGCCCAGCGGCGTCCAGGTAGCGGCCCAGGTAGTGCTTCGCTCCGGTCTTAGCTGCGTAGGCCATGTGCTGATGCTCCTCACGGAATCTAGGACCTTCGCGCAGATCCACGCAGATTGCGTGATCTGAGCGAGCCATCCGTGCGAGCAAAACACTGTCTGACCTGCTGTTTCTCGGTCGGGCTGACAGGATTTGAACCTGCGACCCCTTGACCCCCAGTCAAGTGCGCTACCAAGCTGCGCCACAGCCCGTGGCACCCGTCGGGGATCGCCCGACGAGCCGTGGGAGACGATATCGCACCACCCGCCACAGTCCGAATCGAGGTGGGCTACCGAGTCGCCGGGTGCACCCGGGTCAGCAGCTCGACCAGCACACGACGCGGCGCGACCTGCGACATGCGGGCGCCGACGCGGTTCGCCAGCCCGGGGATCGCGGAGAGACGGCCCTTGTCGAGCGCCTCGACGCCGCACGCCGCCACCTCCTCCGGCGAGACCCACATCACCTTCGGCAGGGCGCTGTCGAAGTCGCCCTCGGCGAAGCCGGCGCGCTCCCCGAAGCCGGTCGCCACCGGTCCCGGGCACAGGCAGGTCGCCGTCACCCCGGTGCCCTTGAGCTCCCCGGCCAACGACTGCGAGTAGGACAGCACGAACGCCTTCCCGGCGCCGTAGCCGGCCTGGCCGGGCAGCGGCTGGAACGCCGCCGTCGAGGCCACGTTGAGCACTCCCCCGCGCCCGCGCGCCACCATGCCGGGCACGAAGCGGGTGCACAGGTCGAGCACCGCGACGACGTCGACCTCCACCATCGCCATCTCGTCGACCGGGTCCGCCTCGGCCACCCGCCCGAGGGTGGAGAAGCCGGCGTTGTTGACGAGCACGTCGACGTCGACCCCCAGCGCGGTCACCCGGTCGAGCAGCTCCGCGCGCGCCGTGCGGTCCCCGAGGTCGGCCGGTACGACGTACGCCGTGCCGCCCTCGGAGCGGATCCCGTCGGCCACCGCCTCAAGCCGGTCCTCCGAGCGCGCGACCAGCACCACCTGGTGACCGCGGCTGGCCAGGTTGCGGGCGATCTCCACCCCGATGCCGGAGGAGGCTCCGGTGACGAGGCAGGCACGGTCGGGTCCGGGTGCGGGCAGGCTCATGCCCGCACCCTAGGGCCCTCAGGCGCCCCCGGCGGTGTCCAGCTCGTTCCGGGCCCGCGTGTGCCGCCGCACGGCGTCGGCGGAGCGCTGACCGAGCGAGGACCCGGGGGCGGCGTACCGCAGCGCCTGGGCGGCGTCACGCAGCGCCCTCGCCAGGCCGTCAGCCATCTCGGTGGCACTCGCGCGCGCCTCGGCCTCCACCACCACGACCAGCGGGTCGCCGAGGTCGACGGCCTCCAGCGCACGTCGGCGGAGGTCGGTCGCCGGGTGGTCGTCGTCCACGCGGTGGCCGTCCTCGACGGAGGCCCGGCGCCGGCTCGCCAGCGACTCCGCCGGGACGGCCGCGACGGCGGTGCGCAGGCTGGTGGTGAGGTCCTCGTGGCCGGACAGGCCACGGGTGAGCGCAGTCTCCCAGGTGGCGGCGCCGAGGCCCAGGTCCCACACCTCGTAGACGGCGACCCCACCCGCAACCCGGGCCGCCACCCGGTCGGCGAGAAGCTCTCCGCGTGCCGTGACCGGCGCCTGCAGGCGCAGCAGCGACCGGGTCCACAGCACGACCACCACCCGCAGCGGGGCCAGCAGGACCGCGCTCACGGTCGTCACGAAGCGGCGGGCGTCATCGGCGCCGGCCGCACGTCGCGGAGGCTCCCCGCCCGCGATGAGCCGCCACTCCTCGAGCGTGGCCTCGGCTCTCGCCGTCACCCGCCCCAGCCGGAGTTCGGGCCGCACCAGGTGCGCCATCTCGTGCGCCACCAGCGCCACCCGCCCCTGCTCGGACAGTCCCGCCCACGCCACCGCGCCCACGGACAGGACGGGCCGACGGGACGGACCGGAGCGGTGGACGCCCGCCCCGAGCGCCGGGGCCAGCTCGAGCCGGTGCAGCGGTGGGGCACCGACCTGGGCGCCGACGCGGCCCAGCACGGCGAAGGTGGCCGGGGCCTCCGGAGCGGTCAGGGTCGCCGACGGGTCGAGCCTGCGGGAGCGACGGGGCCAGGACCCCACCGCCACGAGAAGCAGCGCGACCGCGAGGAGCACCGCCAGAGGTCCGCCTCCGGAGGCCAGCACCCAGCCGGCTGCGGCCAGGGCGACCGGCGACGCCAGGAGCGCGGGCGCGGCGACCAGCCCGACGGCCGCCATGCGCCCCCAGGGTGGCTGGTCCCGCTCGTCGGTCCGGTCCGCGTGGTCCACGACCCGGCGGCAGGACGAGTCGAGCGCCGCCGTACGACGTGACGGGGCGCGACTGCCGACCCGACGGTCACCGCGCATGGGGCCATTGTGCACCCGGCGGCGGGGGCGAGCGTCGAGGCGACACACTCGTCCAGACCGTCAGCGCCGGCGCTTGTCCCGCTTCTCGCGCGGCTTGACCTCGATGTGCACCGGGGTGCCGACGAAGCCGAACTCCTCGCGCAGCCGGCGCTCCACGAAGCGGACGTAGGAGGCCTCCAGCGGGCCCGAGGTGAACAGCACGAAGGTCGGCGGCGACGTCGAGGCCTGGGTGGCGAACATGATCTTCGCCTGCTTGCCGCTGCGCACCGGGTGCGGGTGCTCGGCGACGAGACGGCCCAGGAACGCGTTGAGCTGGCCGGTCGAGATGCGTGTCTCCCAGCCCTCCAACGACTTGTCCAGCGCCGGCACCAGCCGGTCGATGTGCCAGCCGGTGCGTGCGGTGATGTTGACCCGCAGCGCCCAGGGCACCCGGACGAGGTCGCGCTCGATCTCGCGCTCGAGGTAGTAGCGGCGCTCCTCGTCGACCAGGTCCCACTTGTTGTATGCCACCAGCAGCGCCCGACCGGTCTCGGCGACCGCGGTGATGATGCGCTGGTCTTGCTCGGTCAGCGGCTGCGAGGCGTCGACGACCATGACGCACACCTCGGCGCGCTCGATGGCGGCGTTGGTGCGCAGCGAGGCGTAGTACTCGTGCCCCGAGGCCTCCTTGACCCGCTTGCGGACGCCGGCGGTGTCGATGAAGCGCCAGGTGCGCCCGCCGAGCTCGATCAGCTCGTCGACCGGGTCCACGGTGGTGCCGGCGGCGTCGTCGACGACGGCCCGCTCCTCCTTGGCCAGCCGGTTCAGCAGCGAGGACTTGCCGACGTTCGGCTTGCCGACGATCGCCACCCGGCGCGGGCCGCCCGGCGGGTCGAAGTCGGTCTCCGGCGCCGCCGGCAGCGCGGCCAGGATGGCGTCGAGCATCTCGCCCGACCCGCGACCGTGCAGCGCGGAGACGGGGAAGGGCTCCCCCAGCCCCAGGCTCCACAGCGACGC
This DNA window, taken from Nocardioides sp. HDW12B, encodes the following:
- a CDS encoding VOC family protein, with translation MTVNAVRLNHAVLFVSDLERSLAFYQQAFDMRVVARELRANAAFLRLPRSGNHHDLGLFGVGAQPPRPRGSLGLYHLAWQVDRIEELEQARLTLVELDAYSGESSHGATKSIYAHDPDGNEFEVMWMLPKASWGEFENAAPIERLDLPGEVRRWGGVSTAAELVPADAADVS
- a CDS encoding luciferase family protein, with amino-acid sequence MTTATSAPPVVAWHGSTDPTAPLVVLLHGRGSDEHEILGLAGHLPDGPSYAAVRAPIAEGGGYAWFANRGIGRPVAESLRRGMDWFRGWLDGVAPAGRPVVLVGFSGGAAFAGGLVLDDPARLAGAALLYGTMPFDAGLPTEPGRLAHLPVFVAQGDGDHVIPRELLDRTWSYLLSESGAPTVAHRHPGGHQLTAATVHHLGDWIAHRLVHLAEAGAVPAGPQPPTSWPTLPGGELPVRTGPRPVVSWTIPQQQESQNAPAHLQERLLDEVRRLPGVDVGPSHISVPGARAFTLAGGSADGSAFLVPEVGEFAHLHPSYDGSLHLALPAGPAADVAAKGWGRPHMWAGTRLSPGFVMVHGPRDEEELAVVLAVVEASHAHAHASGQSSVAETSSG
- a CDS encoding formate/nitrite transporter family protein, whose product is MSAREPQEMAEAAVKTGTKKVDRGWDRVLLSSFLAGAYIAFGGLVAVTTSSGLDPATWGTLPTLVTGAAFTLGLVLVLIAGSDLATGNMMLVPLSAMRGKVDMSGVARNLLLVLLGNLLGAVFVAYFLAVQTGVIGPSDADPGTTAALTHERLAFIALDKSSEHTAWQTFLRGVGCNWLVCLAVWMSFAATSVSGKILAIFFPIMAFVAMGFDHVVANMFFLPAAIFAGVPDITWGDVGLNWLLAGAGNLVGAVIFVATSYWYLFLKDQPEDVSATDD
- a CDS encoding ATP-binding protein, producing the protein MSFAELRALALFDGLSDEHLHGLLDASTEVEFTVGEVLWHEARPAEYWWILLEGRIDLLRQVGNEEAVLGALDLPGRWAGGFMAWDPNGTYLATGRAVVPGRVVRVPGTALRVLLDGLPLVRHLVDGIFHTARNLEASTRARASLVTLGTLSAGLAHELNNPAAAATRAVSALDGAIALSVSSLAALAAAGIAPETYIALERLRVEGEPSSVPSDALEVADREEELAAWLESHRVERPWELSGQLAAAGLAPAWCDRVLEVTGPDALEPALSWVAASLTSQVLLGEVRESTSRISGLVASVKSYTQMDRSSLQDTDVTEGLESTLAILGHKLRGGVTVVREYDDDVPSVEAHAGELNQVWTNLIDNAVDAMEGQGTLRVSVAGAEAGVVVEIADTGPGMPPEVVERAFEAFFTTKDVGQGTGLGLDIARRVVEERHRGSIEIESGSGGTVVRVRLPPRP
- a CDS encoding FAD-dependent oxidoreductase, with the translated sequence MGRPAILAVDDDPSVVAAIVRDLRSRYGADYRVVRATSGAEALDVVERLALRDAAVALIVTDQRMPGMTGVELLHRAQEVTPGTKTLLLTAYADTEVAIRAINDVGLDHYLLKPWDPPDQHLYPVVDDLLEDWARQHPDHTSDVRVVGHRWSERSHEVKTFLARNYVPYRWYDVEVDAEGRRLVELAGAAPDELPLVLPAEGEPLRSPSPRDLADALGLRTRPDRPLYDVCIVGGGPAGLAAAVYAASEGLSTVVVEREAPGGQAGQSASIENYLGFPKGLSGSDLTQRAMAQVSRFGAEVVLAQDVTGLEVRGPVRVLHLDGSGELETRSVIVASGVSYRVLEAEGMAGLTGRGAYYGANASDARQCDGDVVYVVGGANSAGQAALNLARYAARVVLVVRGAALADSMSQYLVDRIEASAAIEVRTRCEVAATHGTDHLEGLTLRDRDAGRTDDVPADWLFVFIGAAPRTDWLGAEVVRDERGFVRTGQELVAGDEKPAWTLPRAPYALETSVPGVFAAGDVRRDSMKRVASAVGEGAMAVHLVHRYLATI
- a CDS encoding DUF4262 domain-containing protein, yielding MINALTLDGLFRGFPARIIRADPEDAQMNMALRFFGDEVTALQVLWPDPEGRFPGEPGFTLTQPTFPV
- a CDS encoding SDR family oxidoreductase; the encoded protein is MSLPAPGPDRACLVTGASSGIGVEIARNLASRGHQVVLVARSEDRLEAVADGIRSEGGTAYVVPADLGDRTARAELLDRVTALGVDVDVLVNNAGFSTLGRVAEADPVDEMAMVEVDVVAVLDLCTRFVPGMVARGRGGVLNVASTAAFQPLPGQAGYGAGKAFVLSYSQSLAGELKGTGVTATCLCPGPVATGFGERAGFAEGDFDSALPKVMWVSPEEVAACGVEALDKGRLSAIPGLANRVGARMSQVAPRRVLVELLTRVHPATR
- the der gene encoding ribosome biogenesis GTPase Der, which codes for MTEIQTDPTTGGRVPVVAVVGRPNVGKSTLVNRIIGRREAVVQDVPGVTRDRVSYDAHWNGRAFTVVDTGGWDPDARGLAEQIKIQAEIAVTVADAVVFVVDATIGITDTDEGVVRVLRKAGKPVVLAANKVDDQRAEAEAASLWSLGLGEPFPVSALHGRGSGEMLDAILAALPAAPETDFDPPGGPRRVAIVGKPNVGKSSLLNRLAKEERAVVDDAAGTTVDPVDELIELGGRTWRFIDTAGVRKRVKEASGHEYYASLRTNAAIERAEVCVMVVDASQPLTEQDQRIITAVAETGRALLVAYNKWDLVDEERRYYLEREIERDLVRVPWALRVNITARTGWHIDRLVPALDKSLEGWETRISTGQLNAFLGRLVAEHPHPVRSGKQAKIMFATQASTSPPTFVLFTSGPLEASYVRFVERRLREEFGFVGTPVHIEVKPREKRDKRRR